A segment of the Primulina huaijiensis isolate GDHJ02 unplaced genomic scaffold, ASM1229523v2 scaffold206286, whole genome shotgun sequence genome:
ATCAAATCATCTCTCCCCAAAAGGCTCTCATATTTGTTCTCCATGAAGTCGATTTGAGAAGGATTTTCAATCCAGAAACTAGGGTTTGTAACGTTGAAATTACTCGCAAAAAGCCCATTTGGAAGGAGTGACGAGAAGTGGATTTGGTCGTGAGGAAAAGCAAGCTGAAGCTCAGTGGAACTGTTCATATGGTTAGCATTATAATTTAATCCACCGTAGCTTTGCTGGCCGCCGTTAAGTTGAAGATCAGATATCGGTACAGATGACTGGAGATCGGTATTTGAAGACGGTTTCTTGGGATTATAGGAGACTTTCTTGTTTTTCCGGCATCCGCCTCCGACCGGAATGTTGCGGAGGGTGCCCCCTTTCGTCCAGTAACGGCGGCAGGTTTTGCAGAAGTATCTTGGCTGCGAGAGGCTGTAATTGTTGTAGTAGCAGAATTTGGTGTGCGTGGACTCACATCTGGGGCATTTTAGGGCTTGTTCGTGCTGGGGACGAATGAGTCTCCTCTCCATTAGAGGTCTGGAACATGCGAGTATGTCTTCTTGATCAGATGGTGGCGTGATTGGTGAAGAATCCAGTCCTGGATTCTCCTCGGAAATGGTGCCCTGAAAAATCAAGAAAGTACAAGTTTTAGTGGAAGTGTAGTCAGAGATGACGTATGTCATCTAGAAAGATCCAGTGTTTCGGGCAACTATGAAGGACACTTGTTTGATATCTGAAACTAATTACTAAAAATTTTGAGTTGAGTTTCATGAATATATACTACTTCGTGGATAGTTTTTGAATTGTTTTGCCATTTCAATGCTTTGATTCAAgttgagtttgaacataaaacaaGTTACTTTTCGAGTTCCAAATCTAACCCAACCTT
Coding sequences within it:
- the LOC140966430 gene encoding dof zinc finger protein DOF5.6-like — encoded protein: MGLTSLQVCMDSSDWLQQGTISEENPGLDSSPITPPSDQEDILACSRPLMERRLIRPQHEQALKCPRCESTHTKFCYYNNYSLSQPRYFCKTCRRYWTKGGTLRNIPVGGGCRKNKKVSYNPKKPSSNTDLQSSVPISDLQLNGGQQSYGGLNYNANHMNSSTELQLAFPHDQIHFSSLLPNGLFASNFNVTNPSFWIENPSQIDFMENKYESLLGRDD